One segment of Pandoraea pnomenusa DNA contains the following:
- the gcvH gene encoding glycine cleavage system protein GcvH, which yields MANIPDNLKYTESDEWARLEADGTVTVGITDFAQESLGDIVFVELPDTGRTVARDEASCVIESVKAAADVHAPISGEIIETNAEVPGSPDIVNADAYGNWLFRVKPSNPAELEKLLSPEAYAKKIGA from the coding sequence ATGGCGAATATCCCCGACAACCTGAAGTACACCGAATCCGACGAGTGGGCCCGTCTCGAAGCCGACGGCACCGTGACCGTGGGCATCACCGATTTCGCGCAGGAATCGCTGGGCGACATCGTGTTCGTGGAGCTGCCGGACACCGGCCGCACCGTCGCCCGGGACGAGGCATCGTGCGTGATCGAGTCGGTCAAGGCCGCCGCCGACGTGCACGCGCCGATCAGCGGCGAGATCATCGAGACGAACGCCGAAGTGCCGGGCTCGCCCGACATCGTCAACGCCGACGCTTACGGCAACTGGCTGTTCCGCGTGAAGCCCTCGAATCCGGCCGAGCTCGAAAAACTGCTGAGCCCGGAAGCCTACGCGAAGAAGATCGGCGCCTGA
- the gcvT gene encoding glycine cleavage system aminomethyltransferase GcvT, whose translation MTDLKRTPLNDTHRAAGARMVDFGGWDMPVNYGSQIEEHNAVRTDAGMFDVSHMCVVDLHGSGCREFLRYAVANNVDKLQTPGKALYTCMLNPGGGVIDDLIVYFIAEDWFRIVVNAGTADKDLAWLGQLNAHGDYNLTLIPRRDLSIVAVQGPNARAKVWQAVPGSQAASEALKPFNAAFAKDTAFGELMIARTGYTGEDGFEVIVNADHVVALWKALVAQGVRPAGLGARDTLRLEAGMNLYGQDMDDDVSPLDAGLGWTVEKESERTFVGKDSLISRGQTWRFAGLVLDGKGGVLRAHQVVVTDAGNGEITSGTFSPSLQQSIAFARLPKGVPDGAIVQVQIRDKQLPARVVKLPFVRHGKAVVA comes from the coding sequence ATGACCGATCTCAAACGTACCCCGCTCAACGACACGCACCGCGCCGCCGGCGCTCGCATGGTTGACTTCGGCGGCTGGGACATGCCCGTGAACTACGGCTCCCAGATCGAAGAACACAACGCCGTGCGCACCGACGCCGGCATGTTCGACGTCTCGCACATGTGCGTGGTCGACCTGCACGGCTCGGGCTGCCGCGAATTCCTGCGGTATGCCGTGGCCAACAACGTCGACAAGCTGCAAACCCCGGGCAAGGCCCTCTACACGTGCATGCTCAATCCGGGCGGCGGCGTGATCGACGATCTCATCGTCTATTTCATCGCCGAAGACTGGTTCCGCATCGTCGTGAACGCCGGCACGGCCGACAAGGACCTCGCCTGGCTCGGCCAGCTCAACGCCCACGGCGACTACAACCTCACCCTCATTCCGCGCCGCGACCTGTCGATCGTGGCGGTGCAGGGGCCGAACGCGCGCGCCAAGGTCTGGCAGGCCGTGCCGGGCAGCCAGGCGGCGAGCGAAGCGCTCAAGCCGTTCAACGCCGCGTTCGCCAAGGACACCGCCTTCGGCGAGCTGATGATCGCCCGCACGGGCTACACCGGCGAAGACGGCTTCGAGGTGATCGTGAATGCCGATCACGTGGTGGCCCTGTGGAAGGCGCTGGTCGCGCAAGGCGTGCGTCCGGCCGGCCTCGGCGCGCGCGACACGCTGCGTCTGGAAGCCGGCATGAATCTGTACGGACAGGACATGGACGACGACGTCTCGCCGCTCGACGCCGGCCTGGGCTGGACCGTGGAGAAAGAGAGCGAGCGCACGTTCGTCGGCAAGGACTCGCTGATCTCGCGCGGCCAGACGTGGCGCTTCGCGGGCCTCGTGCTCGACGGCAAGGGCGGCGTGCTGCGCGCCCATCAGGTCGTGGTGACCGACGCCGGCAACGGCGAAATCACCAGCGGCACCTTCAGCCCGAGCCTGCAGCAATCGATCGCCTTTGCTCGGCTGCCGAAGGGCGTTCCCGACGGCGCCATCGTGCAGGTGCAAATTCGTGACAAGCAATTACCCGCACGTGTGGTCAAATTACCGTTCGTGCGTCACGGCAAGGCCGTGGTGGCCTGA
- the gcvP gene encoding aminomethyl-transferring glycine dehydrogenase, whose product MNALTDLQAPRRSLTELEQRENFSARHIGPDTPEQQAMLTELGYASRAALIDAVVPASIRRDGERFAASLGQFAAAKTESQALAQLRALADQNQVFKSFIGQGYYNTFTPGVILRNVLENPAWYTAYTPYQPEISQGRLEALLNYQQMIIDMTGLAIANASMLDEATAAAEAMTLVKRTGKSKSNTFFVADDVLPQTIEVVQTRAKPLGIEVQVGPVAAAAEVEAFGVLVQYPGVGGDVRDFRALADTIHAKGGMLVAAADLLSLALLTPPGEWGADVAVGNSQRFGVPMGFGGPHAAYLATRDELKRSMPGRLVGVSVDSQGKPALRLALQTREQHIRREKATSNICTAQALLAIMASMYAAYHGPQGLRVIAERVHRLTAVLAAGLAALGAAPRNATFFDTLTVPVAGRADSIHTVAAARRFNLRREDADTVGISLDETSTRDDVIALWEVVAEGLGKQAVSLDFDAIEATVSNGYPAALARQSAYLTHPVFNRYHSEHEMLRYLRSLSDKDLALDRTMIPLGSCTMKLNATSEMLPVTWPEFGQIHPFAPADQTVGYRTMIDQLERMLVAATGYAAVSLQPNAGSQGEYAGLLIIQAYHASRGEAHRDICLIPASAHGTNPASAQMAGMQVVVVACDANGNVDLADLQAKAEQHRDRLAAIMMTYPSTHGVFEAGARQICEIVHANGGQVYVDGANMNAMVGLCAPGEFGGDVSHLNLHKTFCIPHGGGGPGVGPVAVGAHLAKFLPNQRSTGYSRDAEGIGAVSGAPYGSASILPISWMYVAMMGAKGLTAATETAILNANYLAKKLAPHYPVLYTGPGGLVAHECILDLRPLKDTSGITVDDVAKRLMDFGFHAPTMSFPVPGTLMVEPTESESKHELDRFIEAMVTIREEIRAVEEGRADREDNPLKHAPHTADVVTADEWTHAYARSQAAYPVKALRERKYWPPVGRADNVYGDRNLFCACVPMSDYE is encoded by the coding sequence ATGAACGCCTTGACTGACCTGCAAGCGCCGCGCCGCTCGCTCACCGAGCTCGAGCAGCGCGAGAACTTCTCCGCGCGCCACATCGGCCCGGACACCCCCGAACAACAAGCCATGCTCACCGAGCTGGGCTATGCCTCGCGCGCCGCGTTGATCGACGCGGTCGTGCCGGCCTCGATCCGCCGCGACGGCGAGCGCTTCGCCGCATCGCTCGGCCAGTTCGCCGCCGCGAAGACCGAGTCGCAGGCACTTGCGCAATTGCGCGCGCTGGCCGACCAGAACCAGGTCTTCAAGTCGTTCATCGGTCAGGGCTACTACAACACCTTCACGCCGGGCGTGATCCTGCGCAACGTGCTGGAGAACCCGGCCTGGTACACGGCTTACACCCCGTATCAGCCGGAAATCTCGCAGGGCCGCCTCGAAGCGCTGCTCAATTACCAGCAGATGATCATCGACATGACGGGGCTGGCGATCGCCAACGCGTCGATGCTCGACGAGGCGACCGCCGCCGCCGAAGCGATGACGCTGGTCAAGCGCACCGGCAAGTCGAAGTCCAACACGTTCTTCGTGGCGGACGATGTGCTGCCGCAAACCATCGAAGTGGTGCAAACGCGCGCCAAACCGCTCGGCATCGAAGTCCAGGTCGGTCCCGTGGCCGCCGCCGCCGAAGTCGAGGCGTTCGGCGTGCTGGTGCAATACCCGGGCGTGGGCGGCGACGTGCGCGATTTCCGCGCGCTGGCCGACACGATCCATGCGAAGGGCGGCATGCTGGTCGCCGCCGCGGACCTGCTCTCGCTCGCGTTGCTCACGCCGCCGGGCGAGTGGGGCGCCGACGTTGCCGTCGGCAACAGCCAGCGCTTCGGCGTGCCGATGGGCTTCGGCGGCCCGCACGCCGCCTACCTGGCCACGCGCGACGAACTCAAGCGCTCGATGCCCGGTCGTCTGGTCGGCGTGTCGGTCGACTCGCAGGGCAAGCCGGCGCTGCGATTGGCGCTGCAAACGCGCGAGCAGCACATCCGCCGCGAGAAGGCCACCTCGAACATCTGTACCGCGCAGGCGCTGCTCGCCATCATGGCCAGCATGTACGCCGCGTATCACGGCCCGCAGGGCCTGCGTGTAATCGCCGAGCGCGTGCACCGTCTGACGGCCGTGCTGGCCGCCGGTCTTGCCGCCCTGGGCGCCGCGCCGCGAAACGCCACGTTCTTCGACACGCTGACCGTGCCGGTGGCCGGCCGCGCCGACAGCATTCACACCGTGGCCGCCGCCCGCCGTTTCAACCTGCGTCGCGAGGACGCCGATACGGTCGGCATCTCGCTCGACGAGACCAGCACGCGCGACGACGTGATCGCGTTGTGGGAAGTGGTCGCAGAGGGGCTCGGCAAGCAAGCTGTCTCGCTGGACTTCGACGCCATCGAAGCCACCGTCTCGAACGGTTATCCGGCGGCGCTCGCGCGCCAGAGCGCGTATCTCACGCATCCGGTGTTCAATCGCTATCACTCCGAGCACGAAATGCTGCGTTACCTGCGCAGTCTCTCGGACAAGGATCTGGCGCTCGATCGCACGATGATCCCGCTCGGCTCGTGCACGATGAAGCTCAACGCCACCTCGGAGATGCTGCCGGTGACGTGGCCGGAATTCGGCCAGATTCACCCGTTCGCCCCGGCCGACCAGACGGTGGGCTACCGCACCATGATCGACCAGCTCGAGCGCATGCTCGTGGCCGCGACCGGCTATGCGGCGGTGTCGTTGCAGCCGAACGCCGGCTCGCAGGGCGAGTACGCAGGCCTGCTGATCATTCAGGCGTATCACGCCTCGCGCGGCGAAGCGCATCGCGACATCTGCCTGATCCCGGCGTCGGCGCACGGTACCAACCCGGCATCGGCCCAGATGGCGGGCATGCAGGTCGTGGTGGTCGCGTGCGATGCCAATGGCAACGTCGATCTGGCCGACCTGCAGGCGAAGGCCGAGCAGCATCGCGACCGCCTGGCCGCGATCATGATGACATACCCGTCCACGCACGGCGTGTTCGAGGCGGGCGCGCGCCAGATCTGCGAAATCGTGCATGCGAACGGCGGCCAGGTGTATGTCGACGGCGCCAACATGAACGCGATGGTCGGCCTGTGCGCACCCGGCGAATTCGGTGGCGACGTGTCGCACCTGAACCTGCACAAGACGTTCTGCATTCCGCACGGCGGCGGCGGCCCCGGCGTGGGGCCGGTCGCTGTCGGCGCCCATCTGGCGAAGTTCCTGCCGAACCAGCGTTCGACCGGGTATTCGCGCGATGCCGAAGGTATCGGCGCCGTGTCGGGCGCTCCGTACGGTTCGGCCTCGATCCTGCCGATCTCGTGGATGTATGTGGCGATGATGGGTGCGAAGGGCCTGACGGCCGCCACCGAAACCGCCATTCTCAACGCCAACTACCTCGCGAAGAAGCTCGCGCCGCACTACCCGGTGCTGTACACCGGGCCGGGCGGGCTGGTGGCGCACGAGTGCATTCTCGACCTGCGTCCGCTCAAGGACACCAGCGGCATCACCGTCGACGACGTGGCCAAGCGACTGATGGATTTCGGCTTCCATGCGCCGACGATGAGCTTCCCGGTGCCGGGCACGCTGATGGTCGAGCCGACGGAATCGGAGTCGAAGCACGAACTCGACCGCTTCATCGAGGCGATGGTCACGATCCGCGAGGAAATCCGCGCGGTGGAAGAGGGACGCGCGGACCGCGAGGACAATCCGCTCAAGCACGCGCCGCACACGGCCGACGTGGTGACCGCCGACGAATGGACGCACGCCTACGCGCGCAGCCAGGCAGCGTATCCGGTCAAGGCGCTGCGCGAGCGCAAGTACTGGCCTCCGGTCGGACGCGCCGACAACGTGTATGGCGACCGGAACCTGTTCTGCGCCTGCGTGCCGATGAGCGACTACGAGTGA